Genomic segment of Arachis hypogaea cultivar Tifrunner chromosome 16, arahy.Tifrunner.gnm2.J5K5, whole genome shotgun sequence:
taCTCAATGTCATTTTGAAATAGTATTTTTCTCTTGTGGAGTAAGGCTAAAtgcatatatatttgtatataaatacatatattgttgaattcatttttaatatgtattttgcatttcaacatgtattttatatgagtaattaattttcaatttacaCGTAATATATATTTGGTTTCTATCCCATGACAATAGGAGACAGGGGCACAGAAACAGTGAGGGAGAACACAAACTTTTGGGATCATTATTGTGTTTGGTTACTAGTGGTTAGAATTTAGAATGAGAATATCTTAAAGGGGCAAAATagaaatatacaaggaaaagaagaACAAAGACATGTTGGAAAAACAATTTCCCACCCTCTCAATTCACATCCTTGCATGGACACAAATTTTTGTCCCTTAATATTGCATGTCCTAGTAATCAAACATCTTTTGTCCTTTGTTTTCATGTCTTTATTGTCTTGGATTACTAGGACAATAGCCAAACAGAACCTTTGATATCTAGTGTAactcaaaagataaaattaaatgataataacTCTTTCagcatcaaaattatttttatgtgtgtGTAGGTTGCTGCCGTGGCTGTGTTGTGTGTGCAACCGGAGCCGAGTTACCGGCCGCTGATTGCGGATGTTCTGCACTCACTTATTCCTCTTGTACCTGTTGAGCTTGGAGGAACACTCAGAGTTCCACAAGTGACACAACAAGTTTTACCAATTGATGATGTTGCTGAGAATTCTAGTCACTCAATTTGAAGACAAGACAACATCACATAGTGATAATAATCCAGGGCATGTTTTTGTCATGCTGCTAAAACCAGTTAGGCTTAGGCCTAATAATCAAGGTAGGAATTCTAAACAGAGACATGATAATTAGGGTCTGTTtggtttctgtttttattttcagtgttgcaagaaaaaaagtgaaaaaaaaatagagatccTCCCCATATTCCCTccaattttcacttttttttttcctgcaaAATTTTGATAACTAGAAATATTGAAAATGAAAATCGACCAAACTTGTCTTAAGCCTAAATGCTGTACAAGAGGATGAGAATGTTCATGACTAATGTAAAGAATAAACTAATTGCACATTTTGTATATAGTGGCACTTTCTTTTGGAACAACGAATAATTTCAATGATCTTATTTTCTTGAGATATTTAAATAATCAAAAGCAGTGCGTATCAATATTGAGAACAAGAGTTTACATACATGCCTATcaatttatttatgtataatAAATTATCATTTCACTAAATCATTAGAAGTAAAAGTGATTTGGCTGATTTTATTCGATGGTTTCTTTGGAAACCGGTTCCTTGGGAGTGGGACCAAGATAAATTAGGGAAGATCTTCAAAGATATTTTAATATGGTAACTTCTATGAGGATGAGTGACTGAGTGAGGCATGCATCAATTCTGTTAGAATGCAGTTCTATGGTCCATGCAAGAACATGGTTCTTGACTCGAGTATAAAGATTTTGCACCTTGTTCTCTCTGAAATAGAACTAACACTCATGTAAACTAAAGTAACGAATGAAGTGTTGAACTTACTTAAGTTGCATTGTGCCAAATTTTAATGGTAAAGAGATGTATCTTAGCTTGATTTATGAGATATTTTCATTATACCCAAGGTCCCAAACGttatttaaatattaactctACAGAATATTAAAGAGTcaataattttagttaaaaaagttAACTAGTATTAATTCAAATgcgcaatatatatatatatatatatatatatatatatatatatatatatatatatatatatatatatatatatatatatatatatatatatatatatatatatatcacctaACATCTCTCAATTTAGCTTTTGGTAAATAAGAAATTAGCCACAAACATTGCATATATTTAGTTCTTAAGGATCAAATCTAGGACATTATCTTTAAGCAAGCCAACTAACTAGCACTTTTGTTAGCCTATTTAAGTATCATGGTTTCctatcaattatttattttatctggATCTTTTGTATACACCTTTTAAATACCTTGGGtgtttttacaaaatttaaatcaaatacaCAATCACTTGTGTAAATAAAAAGAACAGTACATTTTGtcttaatttttagaaaatcatgtcatttctttcttctttttgaaaATCGCCAGAAAACTTATTTTTTGACACAAAGTTGATGGTTTACTCCTAAAAGAATAACAACACGGGTTGACATTTTtctatcaaaataaattatttgatcaTATACTGAAAGCAGGattataaagaaagaaagaaaaagaaattcgaAACATAAAAAGAACTGATAACATCTGAAGCACATATAGTGAACAAAACTACTGTTATTAATATAGTCTATTCAATCTTACAAACCATAAATGTTAAGAAACAGACTCATTATTCATCAAGTTTTAGATTCAACTTGCTTCAAGTCTATGAGAAGCTAACTCATTATGCATCAACACTTTGATTCATACTGCTATATAAGGTTACAAAATTTCCTAAGTTTCCTTCAGGTACATGCATGTGTGGCAAATCAATGCACACATAATGTATTATTGTTTTCAGGTATGTCACCCACAGTGGTTTGCTATATAACACTCACCAAAAATAGAAGTTTTGGTTATGGAGCATATTTAACTAGAGTTTTCAGCTGACATTATGGTATGAATCAATGATAGCATCAGCCAAGTATTCACATTTGGCCAATGACAATCCTGCCAGTGAAATCCTTCCATCCTTTGTCATGTATACATGCCACTTATTGGTCATATTGTCACTCTGATCAACCAAGAGGAGAAAAACATTCAGCAAATAGAATAAGAATAGCAATATAGCTACATAAAATTACATATTGATATCATGACAAATTACTCTCATTCCCCTTGAGTCCTTTACATTATGTGATATTACACTGAGCATGCTTTGGTTCATCATATCTACATTAACCTCCCCTTAGTGTCAGATTTTAAAAATACTAGAGAGGACAGTGtcatattttactaaatataatgGTATTTAGGGTAACGTGATCTATATCGTGAGAGATCATAATAACTTTTTGACTgggagaaaaacaagaaaagacataatttACCCTTCATATTAAGATATAGATTCAAAGAAATGAGAGAAGATAAGGTGACTCAAATACCTGGTTCTTGTTCAAGCCTGTGTATGAGAACATGCCTATCTGCTTAAGTATGAATGACCAATCTTTCCCACTCTTATCTTTTGAAGAAATACTATCATATAGCTTCTGCCTGACATTCTTTATCCTTCCAGCCATCATCTCCATCTCCGCTTTCCATTCATCAAAAAGGACAGGAGTTCCAACAACGTTGGCGACAATCCTGGCCCCGTGAACTGGGGGATTAGAGTACATTGGTCGTGCTAGCCTCTTCAATTGGCTCTTTACCCTGAAAAGGCATATGAACAGAATTGCGGATTATATAATCAACATTACCAAGGCATAAATAAAATCAACGATATCTTTCTTAAAATGATTGAGCATTTTGTCATGATGGTTTCATATCAATATAGCATCAGATTCCAACTATTTCATGCTACTTGTACTTAAATCACCTTGCCAGAATGGGAATAAACATGCATGAGAAGTAACAAAAGTAGACTGATTCAATCTTTTACTTAAACCATGATTAAAGAAAACAATGCAAACTCAATTCATCATACCTTGTTGCAGATTCAGAAGATGATGAAATGACATTCATTGCTCCAATCCTTTCAGCATAGAGACCAAGATTTTTACTGTAAGATTGGGCAACAAGAACCTCCATGCCACGTGCCACAAACAATCTCACAGATGCTGCATCTTCATCAAGGCTTCCACTAGCAAATCCCTAAAAATTAAAACCATTTAGAATATAGCAACATTGTGAAAcagattatatataatatctaccATTTATAAAAAGTATCCATATTTTTATCTACAGCGATTATTTTTCACAATTTCATATGCAAATAGTGTTTTGATACAAACCATACAAAAATGAACTAAAATAATTGCTTATTTACCAAAAGATTTGTACCTGGTAAGCAACATCGAAAAATGGAATGTGGTTCTTCTGTTGAATTACATCTGCTATTTTTTCCCACTGTTCAGGTGTTGGGTCAATACCAGTAGGGTTATGAGCACATCCATGAAGTAGCACAAAAGTTCCTTCGGGGGCTGCCTATGAAAATGGAGAAGTATACAATTAGGTAAGAAAGCACTTCCATACAGAATAGAATTGAGCTTAAAAATTAAATGAGAAAATTTGTGTTTCTATTTCTTATTCAAATTTCTATCACTAAATCAATTATTTGTCAAACACAATTTTACAGTGCAACAACATATCTTAATTAAAAGAATGATATTGATTATATACTTCAAGTGAAAGTTACATTTGGAAACAATACATcaattttgataataaaagaaGAAAGCATAAAGGCATAAAAAACTAAGATAAATGAACAAGAGAGAAAAAGATTAACTAGAAAGTACAACAAAACACAGTTCTTAATTCTGAATTAGGATATAACCTTAATATCTTCTATCATGCCCTCAAAATCCAAACCAACTGTCCGGGGATCATAATAACGGTACTCAGACCATGGGACCCTAGCATCATTAAAAATATTCTTGTGATTACCTGCAAGACAGTATTGTTAGCCATGGTGAATGAATTCCCATTTTTTTTCAAAGGTAATGATTAAGTTGACAGAGGTAAGGAATGAATTGCACACCCCAGGTGGGAGCTGATATCAAAACTTTTGACCCGGGAAAATATCGTTCTATCAGAGCTGCTCCTAGTCTGAGAGAACCGGTTCCAGAAAGACCTTGGACAGTAGCAATCTGAgtgtattttgaaaaacaaaagaacaaagaaataaaacattgatttttactctatcataaataatAATCACTGAATCCACTACGTACTCTTTGTTCTTTGATTGCAGGGTTGTCTGCTCCGAGTAACAACTCTGCTGTTGCCTTATTAAATGCAGCCAAACCCTCAATAGGGAGATACTGCATATACAGGTTAAATCATAGTCAATAATCTACCGGGAAATAATTCCATGATAGACACAAAAAGCATATGATGCAAAGAAAATTACCTCTTTGTTGTCACCTCTCTCCAGCATAAGATTCTCTGCCTACACATtcaggaagaaaaaaaaaatatcagatCAATCATCAATGTTCACTCAATTTTGAAAGTCCTGGTTTTTTGAACAAGAAGTAAAATTAGCAACAAACATATGACGAGAGTTATAAAAAAAAGAGGATGAAAATAAGCCATCAAATCACTGCATGGTTCACACCATCAAGGAAAGAACATAGACCTTCTTCACAACATTAAGCACATATGGCTGTAGTTCCTCTGTCCTGTAGGCCCCAACTCCAAGGTTGAGCTTGACATCATTTGTGTCTGCTCTAAATGCTTCTGATACTCCAAGAATTGGATCAGGAGGAGCCATCGGAATGCCCTCAAATCGAGAAACATTAACTGCAACAGTCATAGAGATCCGTCCAGAAGACTGCAAATAAACATGATTAAAACCAGATTTAAAAAGAAGGGGGGgagggagaagaaaaagaaaaaaagaattcaaGATCTTGAAAAACTTGAATGTCTATTCACCCTCATGGTTACACCCTTAAATCACAAACTTATAGTTTgtcaaaattcaaatatcaacAGAAAAGGTGGAATATAATAACTCTCAATTTGAATTGAGTTTTGAACATCAACAACAAAGCCGTATGTCAACAAGTGGAATTGGATCATACAACGCTGAAGATCTAGTCATAACATGTCTATCCTCATACCACTAAAATATAAACATCTTTTAGTTTGAATTGAACAATTAACAAAAAGTTGCAAAAGTGAGGATATTActattacaacaacaacaaaaacaaaattcatTCCTCACTAGGTAAAGCCAATTACATGAATCAAACAACGTCACTGTATTTTGTTGATTAAAGTGGGTATAattttacaaaaagaaaaaaaaaaagtatagttgttgaaaaaaatattaccaaGTCTTACCCAGTTGATCAAACAGTAATAACTAATCAATAGTGAACCAACCAACCAAAGcaaggaaatttttttttatgcaaaaaaaaaaaaagaagaaacaatttaacaaaaaattctagtaataactaataaggtTGTTCCCTGGGACATAGTAACAGTACATAGTAACCCTTGAATTTGAAGAAAAGTGTAAAGTATTTACCTTGCTAAATCTCAACGTACTTCCTCCAAGCTTGGCCTTTCCCTGTTCAACTCAACACCAAAGTTCAATAccagttattttcttttcttatttttaataaaataaaagaatttaattattaaaatgtgtGTATTGGTGCAATTTCTGAAGAAAGGGAGTACCTTGTGGGTTTCGTTAATCGACAGTGAAGAAGCATTGGGAGAAACACACTGTGTAGCTATGGATAGCACTGAAGATGCCATCTGCAACAAATTCAAATTAGAAATTAACAAACAATTCAGAATATAGAATAGAAACTGTTGATTAGTTAAAAAGAAATGATTAGGATGATTAATGAAACAGAAGCAAGTAGAATATTTGAGGTGTGAATAATTATTAATCATTAATAATTCATAATTAagagagacaaaaaaaagataaagtggCGTACCGAAGCGAATTGGGGTTGAAGAAGAGAAAGGCTAACTTCAGAATGAGATCAAAGTTAAGAATTTATGAGTAAAGAGTGTGAAAATGAGTGTAGTGACAAAGTGAAGAAGCGGAGAGAAAAGAATATGGGCGAAGAGATCGAAGTTAGAAGAGCCTCACGTTGTTTGATTTATCACCTTGTGATTTTATAAATGTTTATAATAATGTTATGATTATAATATAATACAAGGTTAGAACTTTAGATATGATGTCACCGGGATTTTGATTTGTGATGCTGCCTTGCTGCCCATAATGTATTCttacaatatttatttttgtttaagggtATCCTTGACAATTCACACGGGATTAATGTAATGTTTGGATTGGTAAGCTACTACTGTACTAGTATGAGTATGAGGTAGACTAAAATTGAGTTTATGAGAATTTGAATTTCAAGTTTCTTATgcgtgtttaaaattttttaatggtataaaattgaattgaattttattAAGAATTAAATTCAGTTaaaagaattggattttaatatttaaaataaattaataaaattataaaattgaattaaattttattatttaaaatatttattaaataaattaaaattttatagtaaataattttattttttattaatataatattatatttaaataataaatatatttatttatttattaaattatataaaataattaaaaaattatattttttaattaaatttttttcaactaaaatttgtttatctctttataaaaaaaattggttcaatctaaaaaatcaaattttaaaaaatattgttattaagtaaaaaaattaaatggttctccataattaatttcaataacaaactaataacaaaaaataaacgtGAACTATTAAGAACCAATTTATTAAGtgatataataatataacaaataaaaaaatagttattaacaATAAATTATAGCAACTAATTAATATCTTATATCGATTTAGCTCTATTCACTTTCACTCCTTCTTAATTATGGCCTTTGGACGTGGTTTTGAGCTCATGATCACAAGAAgacatttttagttattattttagtaattacttatgagttcatgaattgatgttaaaaTTGACTAACAAATAACAAAGAAGTACTTCTTGAGTTCTTGTTTGAAGTTTGATTCAAGAGTGAGGTCAAAACATAGAGTATTcaatttatttgttgttttttattttttttggtgacttaaaagaaaataaacaaaaattaagagagaaaaaaaaaacaagaaactgtTTAAGAAAGGCAGTTCCGttgaatactactctcaaactccttccaaggcaacggaagctccacttggggagaaagggttctcattgcagtctttgccatgatgtctgctactgtatttgcatctctcaagatcaaccgaagatcagcacgccatttTCAAGACATGATATCTCGAATTTTTAACACTAAAGGATCAATAAACCCAGAGCAATCTTgcaaattattgacaatagtaaaagcctACACAtagtctgtctcacatataatgtctctttgtcccgagtcccatgctaaaagaaagcctctccaaatagcaaataactctccttgcaaaatgctacgactctcaattgttcccagacagcctcgttgccaccttcccttccaatctctgctaacacaagcaaaaccaactcgagTACCACTGTtaggatagctagcatcacaattaatcttaaaggtacccattaaggggggaatccaagagccactaatgggTGAGGGGATAGAcagtcgttgcaactcaaaaatatttcggagctccttttccaaggacaaagccataccaatcaccttgtctgtggtccaatactcgtgaggatgaaagatctcgttattCCTCGAACgccaaatccaccagagaccagaaaagaatctaaaggggcgttgtttgctattatgtaagaaccaactcatcaaatccactggttgatcggagatctctaaagcttgccaaacaagttgggcttttggacaatcccgaatacaatgtaaaaccgattcctgacCTGAGAAACATCGTGGACAGCTATCCGTGTGCGAAATGCCCCTCCTAAAACGAAACGCGGCAGTAGGAAAAGCCTCCCGAAGACATAGCCAAgccaaaaatttgtgcttttccggaacatgttgacaccaaagccaaagccaattacccctatccttccaactaaacatcttcttactgagcCACAAATAGCCACTATAAGCATCATAAATCTTTGAAGCCGCACCAGTCCAACACCAACCGACCTCTGAACCAGCTTGaacatctggattgtaagagttaatgttgctctgcagagactgattcagaggagaatatatattcttaaggttccactgtccagatgaccaaaggtccaagatcctgagatccgaatcagaaatgtgaacataatccatctcctgacacagtcgcccctctcttctccatttagaaaaccaaaagtttTGTTCCAAATCCCCAATGCACCAAATAAAACCTTCCTTCAGGATATCCCAAGCTCAacatatactcttccaaacataagatccCCTTCCTCGAGACCGACTAAAACAATCATCCTTAAAAGAATGATATTTCTCCGTCACCAGTTGAACCCATAGCTTATCGGGAtggtgaaaaagttgccaaactagttttccaagaagagcaatattggcACAAAAAGGATCTCTAATTTCCAGACCTCCAAACTTCTTAGGGGTGACCAATACTTTCCAGTTAACTAGATTCAGGCCTCTACCATCAGCTTGACCCTTCCATAGAAAGTTTCGCATCATGGACTCTATCTTATTAGTTACCCCTTTAGGGAAGAGAATACTTGCATGCGATAAGTA
This window contains:
- the LOC112697536 gene encoding aspartate aminotransferase P2, mitochondrial encodes the protein MASSVLSIATQCVSPNASSLSINETHKGKAKLGGSTLRFSKSSGRISMTVAVNVSRFEGIPMAPPDPILGVSEAFRADTNDVKLNLGVGAYRTEELQPYVLNVVKKAENLMLERGDNKEYLPIEGLAAFNKATAELLLGADNPAIKEQRIATVQGLSGTGSLRLGAALIERYFPGSKVLISAPTWGNHKNIFNDARVPWSEYRYYDPRTVGLDFEGMIEDIKAAPEGTFVLLHGCAHNPTGIDPTPEQWEKIADVIQQKNHIPFFDVAYQGFASGSLDEDAASVRLFVARGMEVLVAQSYSKNLGLYAERIGAMNVISSSSESATRVKSQLKRLARPMYSNPPVHGARIVANVVGTPVLFDEWKAEMEMMAGRIKNVRQKLYDSISSKDKSGKDWSFILKQIGMFSYTGLNKNQSDNMTNKWHVYMTKDGRISLAGLSLAKCEYLADAIIDSYHNVS